From Acidiferrobacteraceae bacterium, one genomic window encodes:
- a CDS encoding DUF167 family protein, giving the protein MRNRMNVKDTKDGAILEVFVKPKSPKFEVLLEGGEVVVRCTEEPVKGKVNKELLKALSKLFHTNVELVSGATSRQKRLLLKGMAKSEAERLFRNESGC; this is encoded by the coding sequence GTGCGCAACCGCATGAACGTGAAAGACACGAAAGACGGCGCAATCCTCGAGGTTTTCGTGAAACCTAAATCCCCGAAGTTCGAAGTGCTCCTCGAAGGAGGCGAGGTGGTAGTTCGATGCACCGAAGAACCCGTCAAAGGCAAAGTCAACAAGGAACTATTGAAAGCCCTCTCAAAACTCTTCCACACAAATGTTGAACTGGTTTCAGGTGCCACTTCAAGACAAAAGCGGTTATTGCTGAAGGGCATGGCAAAAAGTGAAGCAGAACGCCTTTTCCGCAACGAAAGCGGTTGTTAG